One Ananas comosus cultivar F153 linkage group 1, ASM154086v1, whole genome shotgun sequence DNA window includes the following coding sequences:
- the LOC109709050 gene encoding ubiquitin-like-specific protease ESD4 encodes MQKHSITEHPIIVDIPPSSDDTSRLKKGKTLKLKVTRSSPPLELKYYGKGELPKEDQERIEKFLTSTTPSALVLPSKDIDIGRKDLVDLTSHMAFVSSDVINAYQNLLKEAEGDKCIYTTSFLYQTLGTAMSPEMFLVDITEERINEAKYWFIPLFDFEHWHLLAVDLQGGKYLHLSSIKNPKYNAGFEKACKFIGNYLQEHFSDLFGRRGTRPVDWEMINLEDIPMQDQSNDCAIFLLAYEEYLQKGRNLDFCQEDMTRRRGEIAAEFLRLFDT; translated from the exons ATGCAAAAACACAGCATTACAGAG CACCCAATAATCGTCGACATCCCCCCCTCCTCGGATGATACATCAAgattaaaaaagggaaaaacacTAAAATTGAAGGTCACAAGATCCTCACCGCCCCTGGAATTAAAGTACTACGGCAAGGGTGAGTTACCGAAGGAGGATCAGGAGCGAATTGAAAAATTCCTGACAAGCACCACCCCCTCCGCATTAGTACTGCCTTCGAAAGATATTGACATCGGGAGGAAGGACTTGGTTGACCTAACAAGTCACATGGCCTTCGTCAGCTCCGATGTTATTAACGCCTACCAGAATTTACTCAAGGAGGCGGAAGGGGACAAGTGCATATACACGACGTCATTCCTTTATCAGACCCTAGGGACTGCAATGAGCCCCGAGATGTTTTTGGTCGACATCACCGAGGAGAGGATCAATGAGGCGAAATACTGGTTCATCCCGCTCTTCGACTTCGAACACTGGCATTTGCTGGCTGTTGATCTCCAAGGCGGGAAGTACCTCCACTTATCATCCATTAAAAACCCTAAATACAACGCGGGGTTTGAAAAAGCA TGTAAATTCATAGGAAATTATTTACAAGAACATTTTTCTGATTTGTTTGGGCGCCGCGGTACCCGTCCCGTCGACTGGGAGATGATCAATCTGGAAGATATCCCCATGCAAGATCAGTCAAATGACTGCGCAATCTTCCTGTTAGCATACGAGGAATACTTGCAGAAGGGGAGGAATTTGGACTTCTGCCAGGAGGATATGACGAGGAGACGCGGCGAGATAGCAGCAGAATTCTTGCGTCTTTTTGACACGTAA